GCTCCGTCCGGACGATTTCTCGCGCGCGCAATGGCTCAATGCGTCGATCCGGAAGCTATAGGTCCCATCGTTGAGCTTGGACCCGGCACTGGCCCGGTGACCCAGGCCTTGCTCGCCCGCGGCGTGGCCCCCGAACGCCTCGTCCTGGTCGAATATGAGCCATCCTTTTGCCACCTGCTGGAAAAAAAATTCCCGGCGAGCCGAGTCGTGCGCGGCGACGCCTATCGTTTGAGCGACACCCTCGCCGGAGTTCTCGATGCGCCTCCTGCGGCGATCGTCTCCAGCCTGCCGCTTCTCACCAAACCGGAAGCGACGCGCCTGTCCCTGCTGCGGCAAGGGTTCGAACTGATGGGGCGGGAAGGACGCTTCATTCAGTTCACCTATGGCGTCAAATCGCCAATTCCTTCTTATCTTGCCGCCGGACTACGTTTCCGGACGCAGAGCCTCGCCCCGATCTGGCTTAACCTTCCGCCCGCACGCATCTTTATTTATTGTCAGGTCGACTGCCCGCGCTCCGGGGAGAAACGTTCGGACGTGGTCGCCAAATTGTTGCGCGAGTCCCGTCGTTTCAGTCGTGAGATTCGTGATGAACTGGCGGAAGCTCGCGCTCGTCTCGTTTCCAGCGACGCGGGCAAGGCGGCCCGCGCGAAAAACGGGCAGTCCTGAAAATTGCTTTCGCTTTCCCAAGTTTAGTTCCTATAAGCGAGCGTTTTCCCGCACCACGGACGCCGCAGATGCATGACGCGAATCGTGACAAGTTGATCGTCGCCCTCGATCTTCCCGACGCCACGAAGGCCCGCGCCATGATTGAGCGCCTGGGCGACGCCGTCACATTCTACAAGATCGGCATGGAACTCGCCTATGGCGGCGGCTTCGCGCTGGTGGACGAGCTCGCCCGTGCGGGTAAGCATATCTTCCTTGACCTGAAGCTTCACGACATTGGTCATACGGTCGAGAAAGCGACCGCGCAAATCGCGCGGCTCGGCGTGCGATTCGTCACCGTCCACGCCTTCCCGCAAACGCTGGCGGCAGCGGCGCGCGGGGCCCGGGGCTCGGCCCTGCAAGTGCTCGGGGTGACGGTCATGACGTCTTATGACGATTCCGACCTCGTCACGGCGGGCTATCGCCTGAATGTCCGTGAACTGGTCGCTTTACGCGCGCGGCAGGCGAAAGAGGCCGGGATCGCCGGACTGATCCTTTCCCCCGAGGAACTGAAGGCGACGCGCGCCCTGGTCGGAGCAGACCTGCTGCTGGTCACGCCCGGCGTGCGGCCAGCCGGAGCTGCGCTGGACGATCAGAAAAGGGTGGCGACTCCTTCCGACGCGCTGAAACGCGGGGCCAATCATCTCGTAGTCGGCCGCCCAATCATCAGCGCCCCCGACCCGCATGCGGCCGCGCTCGCGATCCAGAAGGAAATTGCCGAAGTCTGCGCATGAGCAATAAATAACGCCGGGCGTACCTCCGGCCCGGCGTCACGTCCTGAGGACTGGGGGACAGCGCCTTTGGACAGGAAAACGATAGCCGGAGAAAATGACTCCGCGGTGACATTGCGTCGTCAACTTTGAGACGCCGTCTTCGTCTTTTCGCCGATCCGGGGCTGACGTGATCTCTTGCCGCGCCGCGAAAAGACCTTTACAGCGACGGCCAGGGTTTCGGCGACGGGAACGGACC
This genomic interval from Candidatus Rhodoblastus alkanivorans contains the following:
- the pyrF gene encoding orotidine-5'-phosphate decarboxylase; the encoded protein is MHDANRDKLIVALDLPDATKARAMIERLGDAVTFYKIGMELAYGGGFALVDELARAGKHIFLDLKLHDIGHTVEKATAQIARLGVRFVTVHAFPQTLAAAARGARGSALQVLGVTVMTSYDDSDLVTAGYRLNVRELVALRARQAKEAGIAGLILSPEELKATRALVGADLLLVTPGVRPAGAALDDQKRVATPSDALKRGANHLVVGRPIISAPDPHAAALAIQKEIAEVCA